In Methanothermococcus thermolithotrophicus DSM 2095, one DNA window encodes the following:
- the rpl37A gene encoding 50S ribosomal protein L37Ae gives MPEFSHTKKVGSAGRFGSRYGRKIRVRLRDVEIKQKKNYKCPVCGFPKLKRMSTSIWVCKKCNAKIAGGAYTPETGAGKVVTKAIRRVIESKSREI, from the coding sequence ATGCCAGAATTTAGCCATACAAAAAAAGTAGGTTCAGCAGGAAGATTTGGATCAAGATACGGTAGAAAAATTAGAGTAAGATTAAGAGATGTTGAAATAAAACAAAAGAAAAACTATAAATGTCCAGTTTGTGGATTCCCTAAATTAAAAAGAATGAGTACATCAATCTGGGTCTGCAAAAAGTGTAACGCTAAAATAGCAGGAGGAGCTTACACTCCAGAAACTGGTGCTGGTAAAGTAGTAACCAAAGCTATCAGAAGAGTCATTGAAAGTAAAAGCAGAGAAATCTAA
- a CDS encoding bifunctional oligoribonuclease/PAP phosphatase NrnA — protein MNELLKKYLKTANEILFLCHHNADPDAIGAAIGLKYLATSFKNHKSKNIRISANSVSKLSRSIIEELNEEIEIVEYPKLPELVFLVDTSSLNQITVNENQLKESKVILIDHHKKTDLVNICDLYIVDENSPSTCEIVSKIFRDMNIYPPKKVRMALLCGILYDTKHLKIAKESTFNIISWLIKDISFQKILYLLSQESEPSKRIAHLKACSRMELKELDKYIVALSHISSHEASCAKTIVSIGADAAFVVAVRKRDKEIRVSARCRKALSKKVHLGYLMEKIGKELGGEGGGHAEAAGLNAKYEKGKSKDEVIKEVLELCYTSLEKALNNKN, from the coding sequence ATGAATGAACTACTGAAAAAGTATTTAAAAACTGCCAATGAAATACTGTTTCTATGTCACCACAATGCAGATCCTGATGCAATAGGTGCTGCAATTGGTTTAAAATATCTGGCAACTTCTTTTAAAAACCACAAATCCAAAAACATTAGAATTTCTGCCAATTCTGTAAGCAAGTTATCAAGATCCATTATAGAGGAACTAAACGAAGAAATAGAAATTGTAGAGTACCCTAAACTTCCAGAGCTCGTATTTTTAGTAGATACATCCAGCCTAAATCAAATAACGGTAAATGAAAATCAGTTAAAAGAATCAAAAGTAATTCTAATAGACCACCATAAAAAAACAGACCTGGTAAATATTTGTGATCTTTATATTGTTGATGAAAATTCGCCTTCCACATGTGAAATTGTTTCTAAGATTTTTCGAGATATGAACATATACCCTCCAAAAAAGGTAAGAATGGCACTCTTGTGTGGCATACTCTACGATACAAAGCACCTTAAAATAGCAAAGGAATCCACCTTCAATATCATATCCTGGTTAATTAAGGATATAAGCTTCCAAAAAATTTTATATCTCCTTTCACAAGAGAGTGAGCCTAGTAAAAGAATTGCACACTTAAAAGCCTGTAGCAGGATGGAGTTAAAAGAATTAGATAAATATATTGTAGCTCTTTCACATATAAGCTCACATGAAGCATCCTGTGCAAAGACTATCGTCAGTATTGGAGCAGATGCTGCCTTTGTAGTTGCAGTTAGAAAAAGAGATAAAGAAATAAGAGTAAGTGCAAGATGTAGGAAGGCGCTATCTAAAAAGGTTCATCTCGGATATTTAATGGAAAAAATCGGAAAAGAACTTGGCGGGGAAGGTGGGGGCCATGCAGAAGCTGCAGGTTTAAATGCTAAGTATGAAAAAGGGAAAAGCAAAGACGAAGTTATAAAAGAAGTCCTTGAATTATGCTATACTTCGTTAGAAAAAGCCCTAAATAATAAAAATTAA
- a CDS encoding dihydroneopterin aldolase family protein: protein MVKKLEKDEIFDSYFKNLSDRERAVFEGGITLGALFHQFVGAPVSLNTKESLEKAMEESMKNQPFVDDIEVKIVGDLKKDSYVSLTGEMLDVKLKIRVKETVAILKLNYVKEIDYPLMYVEKIE, encoded by the coding sequence ATGGTAAAAAAACTTGAAAAAGATGAGATATTTGACTCCTACTTCAAAAACTTAAGTGACCGAGAGAGGGCAGTTTTTGAGGGTGGAATCACACTTGGAGCTCTATTCCATCAGTTTGTCGGAGCTCCTGTAAGTTTAAATACGAAAGAATCTCTGGAAAAAGCCATGGAAGAGTCTATGAAAAATCAGCCGTTTGTAGATGATATTGAAGTAAAAATAGTCGGAGACCTTAAAAAAGATTCCTATGTGTCCCTAACTGGGGAAATGCTGGATGTTAAACTTAAAATAAGGGTAAAAGAAACTGTTGCTATTTTAAAATTAAATTATGTTAAAGAAATTGACTATCCTTTGATGTATGTTGAAAAAATTGAATAA
- the psmA gene encoding archaeal proteasome endopeptidase complex subunit alpha encodes MQMVPTSGYDRAITVFSPEGRLYQVEYAREAVRRGTTAVGIKCKNGVILAVDRRITSNLIETCSIEKIFQIDDHIVAATSGLVADARVLVDKARIEAQVNKITYGEPVTVESLAKKICDIKQAYTQHGGARPFGVALLIAGIDRHSARLFETDPSGALIEYKATAIGSGRPLAMEILEEKYSEEITVKEALELAIYALSKTTEELKPENIDMAVIKDDDKIVERIPLEEIEKLVKRASEKLEAEEEEKEKEEKSEEEKEEE; translated from the coding sequence ATGCAAATGGTTCCAACATCAGGATACGACAGAGCAATTACAGTTTTTAGCCCTGAAGGAAGGCTTTACCAAGTCGAATACGCTAGGGAAGCGGTAAGAAGAGGTACTACAGCGGTGGGCATTAAATGTAAAAATGGGGTTATTTTAGCTGTTGACAGAAGAATAACTAGTAATTTAATAGAAACGTGTTCAATTGAAAAGATATTCCAGATAGATGATCATATCGTGGCAGCTACCTCAGGTTTGGTTGCAGATGCTAGAGTATTAGTCGATAAAGCGAGAATAGAAGCCCAGGTAAATAAAATAACATACGGAGAGCCAGTGACTGTTGAATCTCTTGCAAAAAAAATCTGTGACATTAAACAGGCATACACACAACACGGTGGTGCGAGACCTTTTGGTGTAGCTTTACTAATAGCAGGTATAGACAGACATAGTGCAAGATTATTTGAAACCGATCCTAGTGGTGCTTTAATCGAATATAAGGCAACTGCAATAGGTTCTGGAAGACCGCTAGCAATGGAAATATTGGAAGAAAAATATAGTGAAGAGATAACTGTTAAAGAAGCTTTAGAATTGGCAATATATGCATTGAGCAAAACTACTGAAGAGTTAAAGCCTGAAAATATAGATATGGCGGTTATAAAAGATGACGATAAAATCGTAGAAAGAATACCTCTGGAAGAAATTGAAAAATTAGTTAAGAGAGCATCTGAAAAATTAGAGGCTGAAGAAGAAGAAAAAGAGAAAGAAGAGAAATCTGAAGAAGAAAAAGAAGAAGAATAA
- a CDS encoding rRNA maturation protein, translating to MIITTSRKPSQRTRSFVKDLASVLGIKILNRGKTPLKDILETYDNFIVVEEFKGNPGKLKFYNTKKNEVLSLIIATKLQKEVCGENVGMIKKLGAEFDKSTSEYKNVFYDFLFKNLDSFDELNEDDNESSFKVGFKKSSKDDNVFYIQFYKGDKELGPLIKVKSVKIMDIES from the coding sequence ATGATAATTACAACATCGAGAAAACCCTCTCAAAGAACAAGAAGTTTTGTAAAAGATTTAGCTTCTGTTTTAGGTATTAAAATATTAAATAGGGGGAAAACTCCATTAAAAGATATCCTTGAAACTTATGATAATTTCATAGTTGTCGAGGAATTCAAGGGAAATCCCGGAAAACTAAAATTTTACAATACTAAAAAGAACGAGGTACTCTCGTTAATAATTGCCACTAAGCTTCAAAAAGAAGTATGTGGGGAAAATGTGGGCATGATTAAAAAATTAGGTGCAGAATTTGATAAAAGCACCAGCGAATATAAAAATGTATTTTACGATTTTCTGTTCAAAAACTTGGATAGTTTTGACGAATTAAATGAAGATGATAATGAATCCAGTTTTAAAGTTGGCTTTAAAAAGTCGTCAAAAGATGATAATGTTTTTTATATTCAATTCTACAAGGGAGATAAAGAATTGGGTCCACTAATCAAGGTCAAGTCTGTTAAAATAATGGATATTGAATCCTAA
- the acs gene encoding acetate--CoA ligase alpha subunit, with product MNDFNHLFNPKSVAIIGASETEGKVGYSILKNLISFKEKGGEVYPINPKYEEILGIKCYKSVLDVPNNIDLAVVVVPAQFIPGVMEECGKKGIKGAVIISAGFSEVGNIELEEEVKKIIKKYNIRTIGPNCLGIINMHNRLNASFSKEYFKEGNITFISQSGAILTAILDIAPLLNLGFSKIISMGNKIDIQESDLMEYLAEDETTEVIVLYIEGLKDSKFIESAKKLAKIKPVIVLKSGRTEEGAKAASSHTGSLAGDIQIYSAAFKKGKVITVETFEELVNLMHVFSTQPIMKSNKIGIVTNAGGFGVLAADMCKKYGLKLGEFEESTVNELKKYLPKTSSISNPLDLIGDADTERYKRSLNILKKDKNIDGLLVILTPQEMTKPMEVAEEIINIKRSMECENNNKPIVASFVGGKSIKGAKSHLRKNGIPAYISPENGIEALSNLYNYYLMKIEDENIEYVNKIREEVLEIKNKNSETIENLLNNPNEYNAKKFLELHGINTPKRYLAKTAEEAKKYAAELNNNVVMKISSSDILHKSDAGCVVVKPENIEEAFNTIMENGKNYLARNKPDGIIDGVLIEEFVEGLELIVGGKRDKVFGPVTMVGLGGIFVEVLKDVSFGIHPITKEYGLKMLKELKSYKVLEGVRGQPKRDIEFIVELITKIGVIMELYDEIKEIDINPLFVKEDGKGGCVGDALIIVNSQ from the coding sequence GTGAATGATTTTAACCATTTATTTAATCCAAAATCAGTTGCCATTATTGGAGCTTCTGAAACTGAAGGAAAAGTTGGGTACTCCATACTTAAAAATTTGATATCATTTAAAGAAAAAGGTGGCGAAGTATATCCAATAAACCCAAAGTATGAAGAAATATTGGGCATTAAATGCTACAAATCAGTACTGGATGTTCCAAATAATATAGATCTGGCAGTTGTAGTTGTTCCTGCGCAGTTTATTCCTGGAGTCATGGAAGAGTGCGGTAAAAAAGGAATAAAAGGGGCCGTGATAATCTCAGCAGGATTTTCAGAAGTTGGAAATATTGAACTTGAGGAAGAAGTCAAGAAAATAATAAAAAAATACAATATAAGAACAATAGGTCCGAACTGTTTAGGAATAATCAACATGCATAACAGATTAAACGCATCATTTAGCAAGGAATACTTTAAAGAAGGAAATATAACTTTTATTTCACAGAGTGGTGCAATATTAACTGCAATATTGGACATAGCTCCCCTTTTAAATCTTGGATTTTCAAAAATTATTAGCATGGGCAATAAGATAGATATTCAAGAAAGCGATCTAATGGAATACCTGGCAGAGGATGAAACTACAGAAGTTATTGTACTATACATTGAAGGTTTGAAAGATAGTAAGTTCATAGAATCTGCAAAAAAACTTGCCAAAATTAAACCGGTTATTGTATTAAAAAGTGGTAGGACAGAAGAAGGGGCAAAAGCAGCTTCTTCCCATACTGGAAGTTTGGCAGGAGATATCCAAATATACTCTGCAGCATTTAAAAAGGGAAAAGTGATAACAGTTGAAACTTTTGAAGAGCTCGTAAACTTAATGCACGTATTTTCAACTCAACCTATCATGAAATCCAACAAAATAGGTATAGTGACCAATGCCGGCGGTTTTGGAGTATTGGCTGCAGATATGTGTAAAAAGTATGGACTAAAACTTGGAGAATTTGAAGAATCTACAGTAAATGAGTTAAAAAAATATCTTCCAAAAACATCATCCATTTCAAATCCTCTTGATTTAATTGGTGATGCAGACACTGAAAGATACAAGAGGTCACTAAATATACTTAAAAAAGACAAGAATATAGACGGTTTATTGGTTATTCTGACTCCGCAAGAGATGACCAAACCTATGGAAGTTGCAGAGGAAATAATCAATATAAAAAGATCCATGGAATGTGAAAATAACAATAAGCCAATTGTTGCATCCTTTGTTGGTGGAAAATCCATTAAAGGGGCAAAGAGTCACCTGCGAAAAAATGGAATACCTGCGTATATTTCCCCAGAAAATGGTATTGAAGCACTATCAAACCTGTATAATTACTATTTAATGAAGATAGAGGACGAGAATATTGAATATGTAAACAAAATTAGAGAAGAAGTTCTTGAAATAAAGAACAAAAATAGTGAAACTATCGAGAATTTACTTAACAATCCAAATGAATACAATGCCAAAAAATTCTTAGAGCTCCATGGGATCAACACCCCAAAGAGATACTTGGCAAAAACTGCTGAAGAAGCAAAAAAATATGCCGCTGAGCTGAACAATAATGTAGTTATGAAAATATCCTCTTCAGACATTCTTCATAAATCGGATGCAGGATGCGTAGTTGTAAAACCTGAAAACATTGAGGAAGCATTTAACACCATAATGGAAAATGGAAAGAATTATTTGGCTAGAAACAAACCAGATGGAATCATTGACGGAGTGTTAATTGAAGAATTTGTTGAAGGATTGGAGCTCATAGTTGGTGGAAAACGGGATAAAGTGTTTGGTCCTGTAACCATGGTGGGGCTTGGAGGTATCTTTGTAGAAGTTTTAAAAGATGTTTCATTTGGAATTCATCCAATAACAAAGGAATACGGTCTTAAAATGCTAAAGGAGCTAAAATCATACAAAGTCCTTGAAGGAGTTAGGGGACAACCTAAAAGAGATATAGAATTTATAGTGGAATTAATAACAAAAATCGGAGTGATTATGGAGCTCTACGATGAAATAAAAGAAATAGACATCAATCCGTTATTTGTAAAAGAAGATGGAAAAGGTGGATGTGTAGGCGATGCACTGATAATAGTCAATAGTCAATAA
- a CDS encoding DUF2341 domain-containing protein, giving the protein MYLSQTMTTLVLLLFLTGTLLYQTIDIQKDQVLNEMKASSVDLKSSTVENAVETSLPIVFNKVLNDAELRVINKYNSGETDPFFNSTDEVLLFLETNVSKMVNNYLKNVSKEYGKSGYNLTYDFNITNISMVDGFTFKVGYSFNYTLSKDGVFKSKSINSYQYCTVKTVIDAYHYVKSSGRGFITIYNPNNYSLTDFQVKIILDNSNYDFSSDPDGIGLGFYDENNNTIPYWIEYWDNVANKAIVWIKVPNIDANGNAVVKIVSTYYSTSSNGDLVFELFDDFEDKNSINYKWNYTSINSGWNYGEVDSPLYNELYNKQMIQYEKAPPVARMISQDNTNLDSYIIEVDAKGYSTSYNTPNIMVGYFANKSYFNDDRHPDEFYTLELGGRVDGNGAALQFIPNGDLIWLAYDNDFDNLQISHEYPENGSAGKSNILDIHRARLEINANEVPRILTWYRVKIQIVNNRMVSGKYYTIDDYLNNNEPDWMINYNVPDTHGNYFELGTSAGFNSPGQDIYFDNFRVRKYAEKEPIVITDKKLIYISPPRDYSTHYGEIGDISYNPYFVEDNSSPSIIDMLAGKNENTWGYGIRIN; this is encoded by the coding sequence ATGTACCTATCTCAAACAATGACTACACTTGTTTTATTGTTGTTCCTTACGGGTACTTTACTTTATCAAACAATTGATATTCAAAAAGATCAAGTTTTAAATGAAATGAAGGCATCCTCTGTGGATTTAAAATCATCAACAGTTGAAAATGCTGTTGAAACTTCCCTTCCTATCGTATTTAACAAGGTACTAAACGATGCAGAGCTCAGGGTTATAAATAAGTATAATTCGGGAGAAACAGACCCATTTTTTAATAGTACAGACGAGGTTCTATTGTTTTTAGAAACTAACGTGTCAAAAATGGTTAATAACTATTTGAAAAATGTTAGTAAGGAATATGGTAAATCAGGATATAATCTAACCTATGATTTTAACATAACCAATATATCAATGGTGGATGGATTTACTTTTAAAGTAGGTTATTCATTTAATTATACGTTATCTAAAGATGGGGTATTTAAGTCAAAATCTATAAATTCCTATCAATACTGCACTGTAAAAACTGTTATAGATGCATATCACTATGTAAAATCATCTGGCAGGGGTTTTATTACAATCTACAATCCAAACAACTATAGTTTAACTGATTTTCAGGTAAAGATAATATTAGATAACTCCAATTATGATTTTAGTAGTGACCCTGATGGAATAGGTTTGGGGTTCTATGATGAAAATAACAACACGATTCCATATTGGATAGAATATTGGGATAATGTGGCCAATAAAGCCATAGTTTGGATAAAAGTGCCCAATATTGATGCAAATGGTAATGCAGTAGTGAAAATTGTTTCAACCTATTATAGTACATCCAGTAATGGGGATTTGGTATTTGAGTTGTTTGATGATTTTGAGGATAAAAATTCCATAAACTACAAATGGAATTACACATCCATTAATTCAGGTTGGAACTATGGCGAGGTTGATAGTCCGCTATATAATGAATTGTATAATAAACAAATGATTCAGTATGAGAAGGCTCCACCCGTTGCTAGAATGATTTCGCAGGATAATACGAACTTGGATAGTTATATAATTGAAGTCGATGCCAAGGGATATAGTACTTCATATAACACCCCAAATATAATGGTAGGATATTTTGCAAATAAGAGCTACTTCAACGATGACAGGCATCCTGATGAATTCTATACGTTGGAATTGGGAGGGAGAGTGGATGGAAATGGGGCTGCTCTTCAATTCATACCAAATGGCGATTTAATCTGGTTAGCATATGATAATGATTTTGATAATTTACAGATAAGTCATGAATATCCAGAAAATGGTAGTGCCGGCAAAAGTAATATTCTGGACATTCATAGAGCTCGGCTTGAAATCAATGCTAATGAAGTACCACGTATCCTTACTTGGTACAGGGTAAAAATACAAATAGTAAATAATAGAATGGTATCTGGTAAATATTATACAATAGACGATTACCTAAATAACAATGAGCCAGATTGGATGATAAATTATAATGTACCGGATACCCATGGAAATTACTTTGAACTTGGTACTTCCGCGGGATTTAACTCTCCAGGTCAAGATATATACTTTGACAACTTCAGAGTAAGAAAGTATGCTGAAAAAGAGCCTATAGTCATTACTGACAAAAAGCTTATTTACATATCTCCTCCAAGAGATTATAGCACTCACTACGGAGAAATAGGAGATATTAGTTATAACCCTTACTTTGTGGAGGATAACAGTTCACCATCGATAATAGACATGTTGGCAGGAAAAAATGAAAATACATGGGGATATGGCATTAGGATAAATTAA
- a CDS encoding prefoldin subunit beta: protein MELPPNVQNQLMQFQQLQQQLQMIVYQKQQIETQLKEMEKALEEMEKSTSNEVFKMAGGILVKREKEEVKEEINEKIETLKLKVTSLEKQEEKMQKRLMELQENLQKNLQGN, encoded by the coding sequence ATGGAATTACCACCAAATGTTCAAAATCAGTTAATGCAGTTTCAACAACTTCAACAGCAGTTACAAATGATAGTTTACCAAAAACAGCAAATAGAAACTCAGTTGAAAGAAATGGAAAAGGCTCTCGAAGAAATGGAAAAATCCACATCTAATGAAGTATTCAAAATGGCTGGGGGCATCCTTGTAAAGAGAGAAAAAGAAGAAGTTAAAGAAGAAATTAATGAAAAAATTGAAACTTTAAAGTTAAAAGTTACTAGCTTAGAAAAACAGGAAGAAAAAATGCAAAAAAGACTCATGGAATTACAGGAAAACCTACAAAAAAACCTACAAGGTAACTAA
- a CDS encoding V4R domain-containing protein, translating to MNNRYKVQTARSLNIPLDEVTGELCRSYMKILSMVNQSKENRNTPEREFDICLFRFIRCIPVNYLGNVDMEVGSLLYSIGKQFGRSLSLSSVWGFIEYCKCNNVGYIEIISENPLKIRINDCITCTGLPNVGKTLCDFEGGFIAGCFENILCKKVLATETHCIGLGDDFCQYDVKIQDP from the coding sequence ATGAACAATAGATATAAAGTTCAGACTGCAAGAAGTCTGAATATACCCCTAGATGAAGTCACTGGTGAGCTCTGTAGATCTTATATGAAAATACTATCTATGGTCAATCAATCAAAAGAAAATAGAAATACTCCTGAAAGGGAATTTGACATATGTTTATTTAGATTTATTCGTTGCATCCCTGTAAATTACTTGGGAAATGTGGATATGGAAGTAGGTTCCCTATTGTATTCGATAGGAAAACAGTTTGGAAGGTCTTTAAGCTTATCTTCAGTATGGGGGTTTATAGAATACTGCAAATGTAATAATGTGGGTTATATTGAAATAATAAGCGAAAATCCATTAAAAATAAGGATAAATGACTGTATAACTTGCACGGGTTTGCCTAACGTTGGAAAAACTTTATGTGATTTTGAAGGAGGCTTTATTGCAGGATGTTTTGAAAATATATTGTGTAAAAAGGTACTGGCAACCGAGACCCATTGTATAGGTCTTGGAGATGATTTTTGTCAGTATGATGTTAAAATACAGGATCCATAA
- a CDS encoding ribosome assembly factor SBDS codes for MVSLDKAVIARFQSHGEKFEILVDPYLAAKFKEGQKIDISEILAAEAVYKDSGKGEKVPEDLLNKVFGTTDVKEIAKKIILKGQVQLTAQQRKEMKEQKKKQIISIISRNTINPQTDTPHPPKRIENALEEARVNIDIYKSAEEQVPNVIKELRKILPIKFEKRDIAVRIPSEYAGTAYHTLHEYGTIKQEEWQPDGSLIVVIEIPSGIESEFYAHLNKITKTNVQTKILKRYD; via the coding sequence ATGGTGTCATTAGACAAGGCAGTTATAGCAAGATTTCAATCCCACGGGGAAAAGTTTGAAATACTTGTGGACCCTTATTTAGCAGCTAAATTCAAAGAAGGGCAAAAAATAGATATTTCTGAAATTTTAGCAGCTGAAGCAGTTTATAAAGATTCTGGAAAAGGAGAAAAAGTTCCAGAAGATTTATTAAATAAAGTTTTTGGAACTACGGATGTTAAAGAAATAGCTAAAAAGATTATATTGAAAGGGCAAGTTCAACTTACTGCCCAACAAAGAAAGGAAATGAAGGAACAGAAAAAAAAGCAAATCATTTCCATAATCTCAAGAAACACCATAAATCCTCAAACAGATACTCCGCATCCTCCAAAAAGGATTGAAAACGCCCTAGAGGAAGCCAGGGTGAACATTGATATTTATAAAAGTGCTGAAGAACAAGTTCCAAACGTTATCAAAGAACTTAGGAAAATTTTACCTATTAAATTCGAAAAAAGAGATATTGCCGTTAGAATTCCCTCAGAGTATGCGGGGACAGCATACCATACGCTCCACGAGTATGGTACTATAAAACAGGAGGAATGGCAACCTGATGGTTCCCTAATAGTTGTTATTGAAATTCCGAGTGGGATTGAAAGTGAATTTTACGCACACTTAAATAAAATTACAAAGACAAACGTCCAAACAAAGATACTAAAAAGATACGACTAA
- a CDS encoding DNA-directed RNA polymerase subunit P, protein MAEYKCSNCGRIVTLDEIGLKAKCPHCSNRILIKLRPRIVKKIQAR, encoded by the coding sequence ATGGCAGAGTATAAATGTTCAAACTGTGGTAGAATCGTAACTTTAGATGAAATAGGCCTTAAAGCCAAGTGTCCACACTGTAGTAACAGAATATTGATAAAATTAAGACCAAGAATAGTTAAAAAAATACAGGCTAGGTAA
- a CDS encoding class III signal peptide-containing protein yields MRGQVSLEFTILFLALLVAIIISTMVPGIYGLDKSVKVSAASLAHAALSNVKNNVEMLSVADAGSSKTIYIKSPPAEWDITGENITVSGNGFTIRTTCNIDIVNSTTVPFSTNMSTIKVVLERHDTYIRIGFYET; encoded by the coding sequence ATGAGAGGCCAAGTTTCACTGGAATTTACCATATTATTTTTAGCACTTTTAGTCGCAATTATTATTTCGACAATGGTGCCTGGAATATATGGCCTTGATAAATCTGTTAAGGTGTCTGCTGCAAGTTTAGCTCATGCTGCACTTTCCAATGTTAAGAACAATGTAGAAATGCTTTCTGTGGCAGATGCGGGTTCTTCAAAGACAATATATATTAAATCCCCTCCAGCGGAATGGGATATAACTGGAGAAAACATTACAGTCTCAGGAAATGGGTTTACTATACGTACAACCTGCAATATTGACATTGTTAATTCAACTACCGTTCCTTTTTCCACTAATATGAGTACCATAAAGGTTGTTTTAGAAAGACATGATACCTATATACGTATTGGATTTTACGAAACATGA
- a CDS encoding HesB-like protein, giving the protein MVPVTISDDAMNFIKEKLKHGDSDSLIIFFEGFGUAGPKFSIDVLKSPKEGDELIYEGDFKIYLDKIAKQFLNEVHIILKKSLFGGPRLAVKGFGGGSC; this is encoded by the coding sequence ATGGTACCAGTAACTATATCTGATGATGCAATGAATTTTATTAAGGAGAAATTGAAGCATGGAGATTCCGATTCTTTAATAATATTCTTTGAAGGGTTTGGATGAGCAGGACCTAAATTCTCAATAGATGTTTTGAAATCTCCAAAAGAAGGCGATGAATTAATTTATGAAGGAGATTTCAAAATATATCTGGACAAAATAGCTAAGCAGTTTTTAAATGAAGTCCACATAATACTGAAAAAATCACTATTTGGTGGACCTCGCTTAGCTGTTAAAGGATTTGGTGGCGGCTCTTGCTAA
- a CDS encoding KEOPS complex subunit Pcc1, whose amino-acid sequence MDVKPSFSLKIKFDSTKEAKVVYESIFLEHLDSQIKSKCVMKLEGDTLYLEGAADELSILKASVYSYLRWIKVAENIYNLTRNENK is encoded by the coding sequence ATGGACGTTAAACCTTCTTTTAGTTTAAAGATAAAATTCGACTCTACAAAAGAGGCTAAGGTTGTCTATGAAAGTATTTTTTTAGAACATTTAGATTCTCAGATAAAATCAAAATGCGTTATGAAACTTGAAGGAGATACCTTGTATTTAGAGGGGGCTGCCGATGAACTGAGTATTTTAAAAGCTTCCGTTTACTCCTACCTAAGATGGATAAAGGTTGCAGAAAATATATATAACCTAACAAGAAATGAAAATAAATGA